From a region of the Tiliqua scincoides isolate rTilSci1 chromosome 4, rTilSci1.hap2, whole genome shotgun sequence genome:
- the TRAF3IP3 gene encoding TRAF3-interacting JNK-activating modulator, which produces MLTAVCKSRCRRGPRHESYEEKYERRQEKREGLRRRNNMTMCRLMSQHQNKEAKVARQSPRQTEFLRRRNLITEELGRKEVNLSPGSGASLFLEDHKETCGVISPWTYLKSSSTKQVPWNNPTSRLHPRSVEHGFSDACAPDSLNFLPEKRFTIKVSKNCKGTQTTADCKAEKKNSGQQTDGGIAVLDKEIIQLSNYLSEALRRELLLKQKMVVLQELLATLLQAAEKSWKGQLNEDKLKCRLSVLENQLQTCTQSYSKRSLRKILVEMEDQKQNYEQKAKESLQKLLEEKLQVERQLQNMERALAVTEEDCTLWKEHYNILKEDWSLLTDKHIELENKLHVLENKLQWSDTQNSQLLLALQNLESECTKLYSRTDILQEDYSFTTECLSAMECKLKAEEVQKLALEATIKHLYDVIQNQSRESQAHYHEMQRKDVGVTVHNQAANPAKTKDHKGGNESNLEDQLKTRTFQFTAKEKECADLRCELEVLGDEYRSCLAKLHQCRDELNHSQSKQAQRRPSYWIPLLMVVTATAVVSYLANFLP; this is translated from the exons ATGTTAACAGCAGTTTGCAAATCCCGTTGCCGACGTGGCCCCCGTCATGAGAGTTACGAAGAAAAATATGAACGTCGACAAGAGAAGCGTGAAGGCTTGCGCAGAAGGAACAACATGACCATGTGCCGTCTCATGAGTCAACACCAAAACAAAGAGGCCAAAGTAGCACGTCAAAGTCCCCGGCAGACAGAATTCCTTAGGAGAAGAAATTTAATAACTGAAGAGCTGGGAAGGAAAGAAGTGAatctgtctcctggttctggggCATCTCTGTTTCTTGAGGACCACAAAGAAACTTGTGGGGTGATATCACCTTGGACATATCTGAAGTCATCATCTACCAAGCAG GTGCCTTGGAACAATCCCACTTCCCGTCTCCATCCCAGGTCTGTAGAGCATGGCTTCAGTGATGCTTGTGCACCCGACAGCTTGAACTTCTTGCCTGAAAAGAGGTTCACCATAAAAGTTTCCAAAAACTGTAAAG GTACACAAACCACAGCAGACtgcaaagcagaaaagaaaaactcAGGCCAACAGACAGA TGGCGGAATAGCAGTTTTAGACAAG GAAATAATTCAACTATCCAACTATCTAAGT GAGGCCCTGCGTCGAGAGCTCCTGCTGAAGCAGAAGATGGTGGTTTTACAGGAGCTTCTAGCCACGCTGCTGCAGGCAGCAGAAAAATCTTGGAAG GGTCAATTAAATGAAGACAAACTGAAGTGCAGATTGAGTGTATTGGAGAATCAACTGCAGACCTGCACCCAG AGCTACTCAAAGCGGAGCTTAAGGAAGATTCTGGTGGAGATGGAGGATCAAAAGCAGAACTATGAGCAGAAAGCAAAAGAGTCTCTTCAGAAACTGCTTGAGGAGAAACTGCAAGTGGAAAGGCAACTCCAGAACATGGAG AGAGCTCTAGCTGTCACAGAAGAAGACTGTACTCTCTGGAAGGAACACTACAACATATTGAAAGAAGACTGGAGCCTGCTGACTGACAAGCACATTGAACTAGAAAACAAGCTTCATGTCTTGGAGAACAAACTGCAG TGGTCAGACACACAGAACTCTCAGCTGCTCCTAGCTCTGCAGAACTTGGAGAGTGAATGTACCAAGCTCTATTCAAGAACTGATATCCTACAAGAAGACTACAGCTTCACAACAGAGTGTCTCAGTGCAATGGAAT GCAAACTGAAAGCTGAAGAAGTACAGAAGCTAGCACTGGAAGCAACAATTAAACATTTGTATG ATGTGATCCAAAATCAATCAAGAGAATCCCAGGCTCACTACCATGAGATGCAGAGGAAAG ATGTGGGAGTAACAGTACACAACCAAGCCGCCAACCCAGCCAAGACCAAAGACCACAAGGGGGGGAACGAGAGCAACCTAGAAGACCAGCTGAAAACAAGGACATTCCAGTTCACAGCTAAGGAAAAAGAG TGTGCAGATCTCCGTTGTGAACTAGAGGTCCTGGGTGACGAGTATCGCAGCTGCCTGGCCAAGCTCCACCAGTGCCGAGATGAGCTCAATCATTCCCAGAGCAAACAGGCCCAA AGACGGCCCAGTTACTGGATCCCTCTCCTAATGGTGGTAACAGCAACAGCTGTAGTCTCATACTTGGCCAATTTCTTACCTTGA